The Chrysemys picta bellii isolate R12L10 unplaced genomic scaffold, ASM1138683v2 scaf2536, whole genome shotgun sequence genomic interval atgggtcagtaactggttaaaagacaggaagcaAAGAGTAGGGACAAATGGTCATTCTTCACAGTGGAGAcatgtaaatagcagggtcccccagggctctgtactgggcccagggctgttcaacatattcacaagtgagctggaaaaaggggtaaacagtgaggtggcaaaatttgccaaagatacaaaattactcaagatagttaagaccaaagtcgactgcgaagagctacaaagggatctctaggattctatgatctcGCCAAATTGGGTGACTGGCAACAAAAAGGCAAATGATTAtgctaagtgcaaagtaatgcacattggaaaccataatcccagctacacacacacaaagacggGGTccaaatgagctgttaccactcagaaaGATCTTGGTGTcactgtggacagttctctgaacaCATCCACTGCCGCAtccgtcaaaaaagcaaacagaatagtgggagccattagaaaagggagagataataagacagaaaatataatgcctctatataaatgccAGGTACACGCAGGCCTTGAACACGGCATGCAATCTGCTCacccccatctcagaaaagatcaATTAGGACGTATTTCTTCCTGTAGCACAGTAACCTGTGgaaactcactgccaggggatgttgtgaaggccaaaactgtaacgGAGTTCAGAAAGAAAGGATAAGCTCCGGGAGGATCGGTCCaccactggctattagccaggatgatcaGGGACCCAACAGGGATGTAAAAGTTTAACTGGTTAACCGATAAGCATCACTATGATCAGTTTTGCTTAACGATTAAACTCCGCTGGCGGCCCTGTGCCCTCAGGGCAGCAGTGGTGGTACCCCACATAAAATGTGGGGGTACTACAGCAACCCCACCCCCCTAGTTCCCTATGTTAACTCCTTAACCGTTAAACTGACCATTTTAATAGATTACACGGttacaatttttaaaaccctCTTTACATGCCTAGGACCCAGCCCCATGCCccatgtgtccctagcctctgcctgCCCGGCGCTGGGCGTGGATCActccactccctctggagcacctggcccCAGCTGCTGTCGGGACCCTGGCAAAGCTGGACCCATGGGGTGTTCTGTCTCTGCTCCAAGAGCAACTTGGGAACCCTTCCGCAATGCAAAGtacagagagaaactgaggcatgcctaGGAAATCAAATTACAGCAATTCCCTCTGGCCAGAGGGGACCCCCCTTGGGAGCCGTGGCTCCCCAGACACCCCAGCTTTCAGCCACACGGGCTTCAGCCTGGAGAGGTGAAGGGAAGAGCAGGGGAAGGTGACACGCCCCCATCCTGCGGAAGAACCAGGGCACTGCAGCCCAACAGCTGGGCTGAAGGCAGCACGTCCCCTGGCACCTGCCTGGCGCTGTTCTCCAAAGGCCTGCACGGGACATGGGAAAGGGCAGCTCAGCACAGCCTCCTTCCAGGTGACCCAGCGCCACCTCACTTCCCCCGTACTACAGCGGGACGCCTGGGTCCCGGCCCAGCGGGCGGGGAGAGCGGGAGCCAGGACGCCCGGGGCCCGGCCCAGCGGGCGGGCGGGGAGAGCGGGAGCCAGGACGCCCGGGGCCCGGCCCAGCGGGCGGGCGGGGAGAGCGGGAGCCGGGAGGCCCGGGGCCCGGCCCAGCGGGCGGGCGGGGAGAGCGGGAGCCAGGACGCCCGGGGCCCGGCCCAGCGGGCGGGCGGGGAGAGCGGGAGCCAGGACGCCCAGGGCCCGGCCCAGCGGGCGGGCGGGGAGAGCGGGAGCCGGGAGGCCCGGGGCCCGGCCCAGGCGGGCGGAGAAGGAACAGACACTTTCAGTTCAAGAAGAGTCTCCTCTACAAATTCTCTTTGTTTTATTGATTTTTCCCCTCCCGATACAAGACGCTGCAAAACCATTTGTGAAAAAGATCAGGttggactattttttttttcattttttccccatcttttgcttaaaaaaataccatcttcttttaaataattacaccagctgaccccccccccccccccccacactcagagGACAGATTCCTGCAGCCGCTGCCTGAGCCCTgtccgcacccccccccccccccccggcgctatATTTATATTATGTACAAATACCCAGAGCACAGGAAAACCTCCCTCAGGAAAGTGACTCTCCGATTCCCACGTTCCACCCGCAGGAAAACCAGGTGTGTGTCCTAAAAATAATTCAAGGTCCAGTCTCCTTGTGAGCTGCGCCCCTGCCCGGGGACGGAGCCACGGCGAGCCGGCCCCACGCCCTGTGCGTCTGGAGCTGCCTGTCCCGCCTCCTCGCCAATACTGAGTCCAGTGCTcggcccagccctggctgggggctcaGTCGGAGGCCTGCAGGCGGGCAGAGGTTTGCCCCGTGGCAGCACCCAGACGGGGTCAGGCTGTTCTCAGGAGCCTCCGTGTCCTAAGTGGATGAGCGCCAGTGGCTCAGAAAAAAGTACAGACCGAGACCTAGgagagaagaagggggggggggggggtaagtgcCAGGGGCGGGGCAGACGCAGGGGGAGGACTCAGGGCAATGGcagagggacccccccccccccccaccaccaccaccaatatGCCTCCCTACCCCACCTTGGTCGGATTCCTCTGCTAGCACCCAgaagcagccggggctggggcaggagggctaCCACACAAGGAGGCTGCGGCTAGCACCCAGGGTGACTGTGGCTAgcacgggggtggggtggatgtgtgtgtgtgtgtgtttgtgtgtgtagagagagagaaaaaacgggggggggggatggtggcTAGCACGGCGGTGGGGGACCCAGTGCTTGCGTGTGGCTAGCTCCCAGGTAGAAGAGGCCGGCTAACACCCAGGAAGGGTAGGAAGAGCTACATACCCAGGCCGAGTTCCCCAGAGGCCAGGCTGTGCCCCCGCCCCGCAGGGGCCGTCACTGGGGGCCGAGGCTCTCCAGCAGCAGCCGGCGCCCCTCCTCATAGTCATCCTCGTCCACGTTGACCAGCAGCCGGATGGCCTCCTGCCCCACGGCGTCCTTGAGGGACTCGGTGAGGAAGACACCCTTGAGGGCCTCCAGCAGTGAGCCGTTCATGTAGTCGCTCCAGAAGGCGTCCAGGTAGGAGAGCTCCGAGAACTTGATGTCACAGATGATGGAGCCCAGGTCGCGCGACTTGAGGATGGTGTTGGACTGGCCGAAGATGTCGAACTGGCGCTCCAGCCGGTGCTGCTTGTTGGACAGCACGTTCTGCCGCAGGACCGGCTCGTGCTGGCAGAATTCGGCACGCACCCGCAGCCGGATGTctgggggaagagggacagagacaggggagggaaggagagacacGGGGCGTTAGAGCCAGAGGGCACAGGCCAGCGGCACACAGAGACCGCGCGCTCATGCAGTGTGAcgctggggggggaggcggcGGCTCTGAACGGGCCTAGGACCCGGCCCACCAAGGGCTCCAGACTCCCTCCCTAGAGCATCCTCAACACAGGGCTACAGCCACACCTTGCCAAACGTCCGCCTGGTACCCACCGGCccccgggcatcccagcccaaCGAGCCCACCCAGCCAGCTTGCCTCCCACTGATCCACCAGGGCAGCTCCGCCGGCTTGTGCCCTGCTCTCCCTAGAGCCCCCATCGCTAAGATACTGTGCTGAGTGACTGGCCCTTCCTGCCCTCGTCCCGCTCAGCTGGTTGGAGGATCTGCTtttccagcctcccttcccccggATTTGGCAAGGTTTGGCTGTAGCCACGGagccaggaagaggtggggtgtaGTTTTGGACCAGCCGCCCGTCAGGCCAAAATCGAAAGGGGGGTGTCACAGGGAAACCAATGGCTCCAGAGCAAGATACGGTCAAATAAAGAACCCGAGAGGCAGGTGGGTGTTACATACGCTCGACAAGGCCGTCTGCTTTAATGGCTCTGTCTTGTGGTCCTCACCTGTAGAAGCATTAACTCAGAGTGCGGTCACAGCCCTGGCCTCCACTGCCGGGGCCACCccgcccagagcccagccccccaacccaaCTGCTCTGCTCACACTCCGAGACACCCCCCACCTTCCAGCTAAAGTCATGCCCAACCAGAGGGCAAGGTGGTGGTGAGGCACTCGGACaggcaaggggctggcagaggTGTGCCAAGACAGGATGCCCATTGGGCTTGGCACCCTGCCCAGAGCCCTTCTCACCCGTTCGGGCTGTGGTCTGTCTGGGAGGCCAGTGCAAGCAGTGGTCGGAGTCCCTGCCTCTCCAGGGTTCAGAGCACTCGGGAGTCAGGCAATCcagactgggggggtggggggtggagaggggggggTTTACAGGGTGCCCTGGCAGCAATCCCAACCCTGCTCAGATCCCCCGCCCGAGCCTGCTCCTCCAGATGCCAGGGACACACTGAGCGGCTGACAGCCTCCTTCCGTTGTACTGACACCACACACAGCTGGGACACAACACCACCCACTGTGCCTGGAGGCTTGGCTCAAGGGAACCCTGAATCCAGGAACAGAAGGGGGCAGCCGTCCTCATTAACACACTGGGATCCTGCGCCCTGCTTGGAAGGGCTGGCGGGGCAGGATTggggtcacctcctccccacaggGATCAAACCTGCCCCCTGTGCCTGGGAGAGATGGGGCCCTGAGCAGCTGCTGAGGTGACAGACATTTGGgactgctgccccctcccagacAAGTGGCCCCATGGAGGCCTGAAGGAATAGGAGGTGGACAAGGCATGCCCAGCGCCCCAGAGGGGACAAACTGTTGCCAGCAGCTGGGGAAAGCCATGGGTAGCACAAAGCAAGCCGCTCAATGCTGTCAACCACCAAGCACCGCGGAGTGGGGGCTGCTGCTCTGACCGCTCCCCACATGCCATCGTGAGAGGGGCGGGGCGAGCAGCCCGGATTCCCCACACGTGGGGTGGGTGAGCTAGTCCCTCACCAGGACGGGCGCTGGCAACCTCTGCTGCCAGGTCTGCACAGAGCCCGTTCCATCCAGACCTGGACCCGGGCCCTGTCCCTCCCGGCCCGGCTAACAGGCAGAGAGCTGCTGGGACCAGGGGCTGTCCGGGCACCAGGATACTGTGGGGGCTATGCTCTAAAGTGACTTTGGGTTTTTACCAGAGCCTGGCACTCGGCCCGCTTGCATGGGCCGATACTTATGCTTTTCCAGGGGCTTGATCTCAACTGTGGACCGAGAGAAACAGGGTTCAACGTTTTTAGCACATGGTAACAGCAAGACATCACTGCGGGCATCAATACGGCAAAGAACcgcagctgcgggggggggggggggggggcggcggctgaCTGCTGGACGGCACCAGGCCGGAGGGTTGAGAGGCGCCCCCCAGCGAATCGGGGGAGCACTTGCAGGCTCATCCTTGCTTAGCAGGAGAGCATGGAGCCAGTGACATAGCAGGGGTGGGCTGTGAACCAGGCTGTGCAGAGGAGTGGCTGGGGGGCGTATGGGCCGGGCAGCTGGCCTGTTCTAATGGCTCCAGCAGCATGGGTTGGGGACCCTTTGAGACATGAACCACCGGCTGCCCGCTCCTGGATGGAGTCTGAGAGGAATCCAGCACACTGGGGTTTG includes:
- the LOC101930817 gene encoding death effector domain-containing protein, coding for RPVSLLPSPVSVPLPPDIRLRVRAEFCQHEPVLRQNVLSNKQHRLERQFDIFGQSNTILKSRDLGSIICDIKFSELSYLDAFWSDYMNGSLLEALKGVFLTESLKDAVGQEAIRLLVNVDEDDYEEGRRLLLESLGPQ